The following are encoded together in the Thunnus thynnus chromosome 15, fThuThy2.1, whole genome shotgun sequence genome:
- the c15h6orf47 gene encoding uncharacterized protein C6orf47 homolog translates to MTAVVGKAWGWVRSWGSSQSENTTAVIAQGQKHSGSGGGVRGWTSWIWGGWKRKSDQSSPVEEYWEAQEKLQPMEIDGLGAGKQEREANAEQISKWWNKYLPTTYLSWPGKTEPSGPRRRKHDGQSGDVWDRDIDGDFSDYGTPPPSPTPPSQLTSPFRLFAESWKVEILPEHYDICFNFLRHLFDLFVVGFLWTVSPPTKLILEVLGVQGALRLWLHGMAMFFVSTVGMAGLLWLIQEYLPQFALIYGIVQALVISVSVKQSVILGMAEEKEEKKEEDRESCEVKDSKEHKEKLVTAKDKMKTS, encoded by the coding sequence ATGACAGCTGTGGTAGGCAAAGCATGGGGGTGGGTGCGCTCCTGGGGCAGCAGTCAGTCAGAGAATACCACTGCAGTGATAGCCCAGGGCCAGAAGCATAGCGGCAGCGGTGGGGGCGTCAGAGGGTGGACCTCTTGGATCTGGGGAGGGTGGAAACGTAAAAGTGACCAAAGCAGTCCGGTAGAGGAGTACTGGGAGGCACAGGAGAAGCTTCAGCCCATGGAAATTGATGGTCTTGGTGCAgggaaacaggagagagaggcaAACGCAGAACAAATTTCTAAATGGTGGAATAAATATCTTCCAACTACCTACCTTTCCTGGCCAGGAAAAACAGAGCCAAGCGGACCAAGACGAAGGAAACATGATGGTCAGAGTGGAGATGTGTGGGATCGTGATATTGACGGGGACTTTTCAGACTATGGAACGCCTCCTCCATCACCTACGCCTCCTTCTCAGCTAACGTCTCCTTTTCGACTCTTTGCGGAAAGCTGGAAGGTGGAAATTCTACCAGAGCACTATGACATCTGCTTCAACTTCCTGCGCCACTTGTTTGACCTGTTTGTAGTGGGCTTCCTGTGGACTGTGTCCCCTCCCACCAAGCTGATCTTGGAGGTTTTGGGGGTCCAGGGAGCACTGAGGCTGTGGTTACATGGCATGGCCATGTTTTTCGTCTCCACAGTGGGAATGGCAGGATTACTCTGGTTGATCCAGGAGTATCTCCCTCAGTTTGCTTTGATCTATGGCATTGTGCAGGCATTGGTGATCTCTGTCAGTGTGAAACAGAGTGTGATCCTCGGAATGgcggaagaaaaagaagaaaagaaagaggaggacagGGAGTCATGTGAAGTGAAAGACAGTAAGGAACATAAAGAGAAACTTGTGACTGCGAAGGACAAGATGAAGACAAGTTAA